A region from the Bradyrhizobium erythrophlei genome encodes:
- a CDS encoding RMD1 family protein, which yields MTNPGPNVQQLTAHAILLGDRINTAGFEGQVLSSAPLAVRVGSNGMAVLFRYGVVVFIGLSVAEETEFLERLQARTFGKITPREEEWAKIQVAKEAEEPIPVGGPIQVREFSLERLLVVSDALAKSVVLGRDEREVTNVFDTIEPFARELANFGKTSRNRTDLLKLMGNALLVQHRLSGRVAVGEKPDVLWDRPDLERLYARLEDEYELSERAETLNRKLEVIADTASRLADIVDTKRSLRLEMIVIFLIAFEIVVTFYEIYARNGH from the coding sequence ATGACGAACCCGGGTCCAAATGTCCAGCAACTGACCGCACACGCCATTCTGCTCGGCGACCGCATCAATACGGCAGGCTTCGAGGGCCAGGTCCTGTCGAGCGCGCCCCTGGCGGTACGGGTCGGCTCAAACGGCATGGCCGTGCTGTTTCGCTACGGCGTTGTGGTGTTCATCGGTCTGTCGGTCGCCGAGGAGACGGAATTTCTCGAGCGTTTGCAGGCTCGCACCTTCGGCAAGATCACGCCTCGCGAGGAAGAGTGGGCAAAGATCCAGGTCGCAAAGGAGGCCGAAGAACCGATCCCGGTCGGCGGACCGATTCAGGTGCGGGAATTCTCCCTGGAACGGCTGCTCGTCGTGTCCGACGCGCTGGCCAAGAGCGTCGTGCTCGGGCGCGACGAAAGGGAGGTGACCAACGTATTCGATACGATCGAGCCATTCGCGCGCGAACTCGCCAATTTCGGGAAGACGTCGAGAAACCGGACCGACCTTCTCAAGCTGATGGGTAACGCCTTGCTGGTTCAGCATCGCCTGTCAGGCCGGGTCGCCGTCGGCGAGAAGCCGGACGTGCTGTGGGACCGGCCCGATCTCGAGCGGCTCTATGCGCGGCTGGAGGACGAATATGAGTTGAGCGAACGCGCGGAGACCTTGAATCGGAAGCTGGAGGTCATTGCAGACACCGCCAGCCGGCTCGCCGACATCGTCGATACCAAGCGCTCGCTGCGGCTGGAGATGATCGTGATATTCCTGATCGCGTTCGAAATCGTGGTCACGTTCTACGAGATCTATGCCCGCAATGGGCATTGA
- a CDS encoding xanthine dehydrogenase family protein molybdopterin-binding subunit, whose product MTPDIRLAETPAHARHGSNIGQPLTRREGILKVKGEARYAADNHAPGMLYAVLAVSSIARGRVTSLDVRAAKAHAGVVEVMTSANRPALAEDPDAKTNPFMFRLDLLQNDQVRYANQPIAVVIAETLEAATEGAALLAPRYDVLPARIGLDSGESFVPPVVGVGNPSEMRRGDVEAGLATASKRIDATYETPAQYHNAMEPHAIVAVWDGDKLSIDTPSQGLAIAQGRLAGIFGISPDNIHIRSPFLGGGFGSKGLISGPQVLGILAARLVNKPVKLVLRREHMYGPVGHRSASRQRLRIGLDGDGLLTAIDHHARVATSSFDDFYEPAADASHTLYASPAIATSHEAVRLDTGTPLFMRAPGEATGSIALESAIDEAAWACRIDPLTIRLKNYAEVEPISGKPFSSKALRQCYAQGAERFGWARRPLDPRQMRDDAGLLVGWGMGTATFPALMFAAEARAAVRSDGSGLMEIGAHDMGQGAWTALAQIAADGLGLDIDQVEFRSGTSDLPDAGIAGGSAHTATAGMAIHNAGAAVIAKLADLATGDERSPLFGAGNAGVTARDGRLFRRDDEMRSESYVDILTRAGLAQIEASGKGGPDPAAQSTYAMHAHGAVFAEVKVDPDLGQIRVTRMVGAFAVGRIINPRMVQSQIFGGMIWGMSFALHEQAVTDRRSGRILNADFAEYHVPVNADVPPMEALMIDEYDPHVNALGIKGVGEIGITGSAGAVANAVWHATGTRVRRFPIGIDDLVTTG is encoded by the coding sequence ATGACGCCTGACATCAGACTTGCTGAAACCCCTGCCCATGCGCGGCATGGCTCGAATATCGGTCAGCCGCTGACCCGCCGTGAAGGCATTCTGAAGGTCAAGGGAGAAGCGCGTTACGCCGCCGACAACCATGCGCCCGGAATGCTCTATGCCGTTCTCGCGGTCAGCAGCATCGCCCGCGGGCGCGTGACTTCTCTCGACGTCCGGGCAGCCAAGGCCCACGCCGGCGTCGTCGAAGTCATGACCTCCGCCAACCGGCCAGCGCTCGCCGAGGATCCCGACGCCAAGACCAACCCCTTCATGTTCCGGCTCGATCTCCTGCAGAACGATCAGGTTCGCTACGCCAACCAGCCGATCGCGGTCGTGATCGCCGAAACACTGGAGGCCGCGACCGAAGGTGCCGCCCTGCTCGCGCCGCGATACGACGTGCTGCCGGCCCGCATCGGGCTGGACAGCGGCGAAAGTTTCGTTCCGCCTGTCGTGGGCGTCGGCAATCCTTCCGAAATGCGGCGCGGCGATGTGGAAGCGGGTTTGGCCACGGCGTCGAAGCGCATCGATGCGACCTACGAGACGCCGGCCCAGTACCACAATGCCATGGAGCCGCACGCCATCGTCGCTGTGTGGGACGGCGATAAGCTCTCGATCGATACGCCGAGCCAGGGTCTCGCCATCGCCCAGGGGCGGCTCGCGGGAATATTCGGCATCTCGCCGGACAATATCCATATCCGCAGCCCCTTCCTCGGCGGCGGCTTCGGCTCCAAGGGCCTGATATCCGGGCCGCAGGTGCTCGGCATCCTGGCGGCGCGGCTGGTCAATAAGCCGGTGAAACTCGTGCTGCGCCGTGAACACATGTACGGGCCGGTGGGCCATCGCTCGGCCTCCCGCCAACGGCTTCGCATCGGCCTCGACGGCGACGGCTTGCTGACCGCGATCGACCATCACGCCAGGGTCGCAACCAGCAGCTTCGATGATTTCTACGAGCCGGCCGCCGACGCCTCGCATACGCTCTACGCGAGCCCCGCCATCGCCACGTCGCACGAGGCGGTTCGCCTCGACACCGGCACGCCGCTGTTCATGCGCGCTCCCGGCGAGGCCACCGGATCGATTGCGCTGGAGAGCGCGATCGACGAGGCGGCATGGGCCTGCCGAATCGACCCTCTCACCATCCGCCTCAAGAACTATGCCGAGGTCGAGCCGATCTCCGGCAAGCCGTTTTCGTCGAAGGCGCTGCGTCAATGCTACGCGCAGGGCGCCGAGCGCTTCGGCTGGGCCAGGCGTCCGCTCGACCCACGCCAGATGCGTGACGACGCCGGCCTGCTCGTCGGCTGGGGCATGGGCACGGCGACCTTTCCCGCACTGATGTTTGCGGCCGAGGCGCGCGCGGCGGTGCGCAGCGACGGCTCGGGGCTGATGGAGATCGGAGCCCACGACATGGGCCAGGGCGCCTGGACCGCGCTCGCGCAGATCGCGGCCGATGGGCTCGGGCTCGACATCGATCAAGTGGAGTTCAGGTCGGGCACCTCGGATCTGCCGGACGCCGGCATCGCCGGCGGCTCGGCCCACACCGCGACCGCCGGCATGGCGATCCACAATGCAGGCGCAGCGGTAATCGCCAAACTCGCCGATCTCGCCACCGGCGACGAGCGCTCACCTCTGTTCGGCGCGGGCAATGCAGGCGTGACCGCGCGCGACGGACGGCTGTTCCGCCGCGACGATGAAATGCGCAGCGAGAGCTATGTCGATATTCTCACGCGCGCCGGCCTTGCGCAGATCGAGGCCAGCGGCAAGGGCGGCCCCGACCCCGCGGCGCAATCGACCTACGCGATGCATGCCCACGGCGCCGTGTTCGCCGAGGTCAAGGTGGATCCTGATCTGGGCCAGATTCGCGTCACCCGCATGGTCGGCGCGTTCGCCGTGGGACGGATCATCAATCCCCGAATGGTGCAGAGCCAGATTTTCGGCGGCATGATCTGGGGCATGTCCTTTGCCCTGCACGAACAGGCCGTCACCGACCGCCGCTCCGGCCGGATCCTCAACGCCGACTTCGCCGAGTACCACGTCCCGGTCAACGCCGACGTGCCGCCGATGGAGGCCCTGATGATCGACGAATACGATCCCCACGTGAATGCGCTGGGCATCAAGGGCGTCGGTGAAATCGGTATCACCGGCTCGGCCGGCGCGGTCGCCAACGCTGTCTGGCACGCCACGGGCACGCGGGTGCGTCGCTTCCCGATCGGGATCGACGACCTCGTGACGACGGGTTAA
- a CDS encoding FAD binding domain-containing protein — MKNFEYVRPATVPDAIAAAAAPGAAYLASGTNLLDLMKGGVTRPDRLVDVTRLPGLDRIERTTDGGIRIGALVRNADLAHDPDFARSYPAVAEALLSGASAQLRNAATVGGNLLQRTRCGYFYDTASACNKREPGTGCDARNGENRLHAVLGWSEACIATHPSDFCVPLVALDAVVEIEGRSGRREVALEALHCLPGDTPARESLLEPGDLIVALRLPAAARAFSAHARYLKIRERTSYAFAIVSAAACLRIEAGKISDARLALGGVAAKPWRAHAAEKILVGASADTASFRPAAEAALTEAKPSGENLFKIELAKRIIVRTLTLAAAGTPARIPALPASPFASVSGVPA, encoded by the coding sequence ATGAAAAACTTCGAATATGTCCGGCCCGCGACCGTTCCGGACGCCATCGCCGCCGCGGCCGCACCAGGTGCTGCCTATCTCGCCTCCGGCACCAACCTGCTCGACTTGATGAAGGGCGGCGTCACCCGTCCGGACCGCCTGGTCGACGTCACGCGGCTGCCCGGGCTCGACCGCATCGAACGGACGACCGACGGCGGCATCCGCATCGGTGCGCTGGTTCGCAACGCCGATCTCGCACACGATCCGGATTTTGCAAGATCGTATCCGGCGGTGGCCGAGGCGTTGTTGTCGGGCGCTTCCGCCCAACTTCGCAACGCCGCGACCGTCGGCGGCAATCTGTTGCAGCGAACGCGTTGCGGGTATTTCTACGATACTGCCAGCGCCTGCAACAAACGCGAACCAGGCACCGGCTGCGATGCCCGCAACGGCGAGAACCGGCTGCACGCCGTGCTCGGCTGGAGCGAGGCCTGCATCGCCACCCACCCATCGGATTTCTGCGTGCCGCTGGTCGCACTCGACGCGGTCGTCGAGATCGAAGGCAGAAGCGGCCGGCGCGAAGTCGCGCTCGAGGCACTTCATTGTCTGCCCGGCGATACGCCTGCGCGGGAAAGTCTGCTCGAGCCCGGCGATTTGATCGTCGCGCTGCGGCTGCCGGCCGCGGCCCGTGCGTTCTCGGCGCATGCCCGCTATCTCAAAATCCGCGAACGCACCTCCTATGCTTTCGCCATCGTCTCGGCCGCTGCTTGCCTGCGGATCGAAGCGGGCAAAATCAGCGATGCGCGGCTCGCACTCGGCGGCGTCGCCGCCAAACCCTGGCGCGCCCATGCGGCGGAAAAGATCCTTGTCGGGGCTAGCGCCGATACGGCCAGTTTCCGCCCCGCGGCCGAAGCGGCACTGACGGAAGCAAAACCTTCCGGCGAGAATCTATTCAAGATCGAGCTGGCAAAACGCATCATCGTGCGGACGCTCACGCTCGCCGCCGCCGGAACGCCGGCGCGAATTCCCGCCCTCCCCGCTTCCCCCTTCGCATCCGTATCCGGAGTGCCCGCATGA
- a CDS encoding (2Fe-2S)-binding protein: protein MNLSIGLTVNGVRRDVELSDPRVTLLDLLRERLDLTGTKKGCDRGQCGACTILVDGRRINSCLALAVSHDGADILTIEGVARGDQLHPVQAAFIAHDGFQCGFCTPGQIMSAIGLIEEAQAGNDPERIRECMSGNLCRCGAYAGITKAVLDAQQTLATANQRRSA from the coding sequence ATGAACCTCTCCATCGGCCTCACCGTGAATGGTGTACGGCGGGACGTCGAGCTTTCAGACCCGCGCGTCACGCTGCTCGACCTCCTGCGAGAGCGCCTCGATCTCACCGGCACCAAAAAGGGATGCGACCGCGGTCAATGCGGAGCCTGCACAATTCTGGTCGACGGTCGTCGTATCAACTCGTGCCTCGCTTTGGCGGTGAGTCACGACGGCGCCGATATCCTCACCATCGAAGGCGTCGCGCGCGGCGACCAGCTGCATCCGGTGCAGGCCGCCTTCATCGCGCATGACGGCTTTCAGTGCGGCTTTTGCACGCCCGGCCAGATCATGAGCGCGATCGGCCTGATCGAGGAAGCCCAGGCCGGCAACGACCCCGAGCGTATCCGCGAATGCATGAGCGGAAACCTGTGCCGGTGCGGCGCCTATGCGGGCATCACCAAAGCGGTGCTCGACGCCCAGCAAACGCTCGCCACCGCCAACCAGAGGCGCTCCGCATGA
- a CDS encoding TetR/AcrR family transcriptional regulator, which produces METPSAAIARKPRADAIRNRERVLEAAKAVFSAGGPDASLEAVARRAGVGIGTLYRHFPTREALFEAVYRREVQQLSELAESLKSEADPVDALRRWLRSNVEFVATKKGMSAALALAVQSSSELTAFSFERLTKAVGALLDRAVAAGEIRSDISPEDILRALVGMCYLHDQPGWQKSVVRLLDVFVDGLRLRTNAGKKTTRVSPRNEATKTVKHRPPPRGSRNSRK; this is translated from the coding sequence ATGGAAACGCCCTCCGCAGCAATTGCTCGAAAGCCGCGCGCCGATGCGATCCGCAACCGCGAGCGCGTGCTGGAGGCTGCCAAGGCCGTGTTCAGTGCCGGCGGCCCGGACGCGAGCCTCGAGGCGGTGGCGCGGCGGGCCGGAGTCGGCATCGGGACGCTCTATCGCCACTTCCCGACGCGCGAGGCCCTGTTCGAGGCCGTCTATCGGCGCGAAGTGCAGCAGCTCTCGGAACTGGCGGAATCGTTGAAGAGCGAGGCGGACCCGGTCGACGCCTTGCGTCGCTGGCTGCGGTCCAATGTCGAATTCGTCGCCACCAAGAAGGGCATGTCGGCGGCGCTGGCGCTCGCGGTGCAAAGCTCGTCGGAACTCACCGCCTTTTCGTTCGAGCGCCTGACCAAGGCGGTCGGCGCCTTGCTGGACCGGGCCGTCGCCGCCGGCGAGATCCGCTCCGACATCAGCCCGGAAGACATTCTGCGGGCGCTCGTCGGCATGTGCTACCTGCACGACCAGCCAGGCTGGCAGAAGAGCGTGGTGCGACTGCTCGATGTCTTCGTCGATGGCCTGCGGCTGCGTACCAATGCGGGCAAAAAGACGACGCGGGTGTCGCCCCGCAACGAAGCGACAAAGACCGTGAAGCACAGGCCACCGCCGCGTGGATCACGCAACAGCCGCAAATAA
- a CDS encoding DUF3095 domain-containing protein gives MSTKGGSDGFYGSIPVFRGFASLMDPALYSPLPDDWRIGVADIVESTKAIAEARYKAVNMAGAAVIAAITNALGGREFPFVFGGDGASFAVSPEDFEAAREALAATATWVKDDLNLAMRVALVPVAAVRAQGLDVRVARFGPSPNLSYAMFSGGGLGWAEAAMKRGEFKVEVAPSGTQPDLTGLSCRFEEIPSARGIILSVLVVPARNADDGAFRKVIEDVIALVERSPDAGRPVPPGGPPLRWPPAGVDYEARAQRGGSLLKRRAGVLAHTLFVYLIMRYGIKVGGFVPKTYVRQVVENSDFRKYDDGLRMILDCTGELESALTRRLLQAASAGVARYGLHRQDAAMMTCFTPSALRSDHVHFIDGARGGYASAATALKATPA, from the coding sequence ATGAGCACAAAAGGCGGCAGCGACGGTTTCTACGGCAGCATTCCGGTCTTTCGCGGCTTTGCCAGCCTGATGGACCCGGCGCTCTATTCGCCGCTGCCGGACGACTGGCGCATCGGCGTCGCCGATATCGTGGAATCGACCAAGGCGATCGCGGAGGCGCGTTACAAGGCGGTCAACATGGCCGGCGCCGCCGTGATCGCGGCGATCACCAACGCGCTGGGGGGACGCGAATTTCCGTTCGTGTTCGGCGGTGATGGCGCCAGTTTTGCCGTATCGCCGGAGGATTTCGAGGCTGCCCGCGAAGCGCTGGCGGCGACCGCGACCTGGGTCAAGGACGATCTCAATCTGGCGATGCGGGTGGCGCTGGTGCCGGTCGCAGCCGTTCGCGCGCAAGGCCTCGATGTTCGCGTCGCCCGGTTCGGGCCGTCGCCAAATTTGTCCTACGCGATGTTCTCCGGCGGCGGTCTCGGCTGGGCGGAAGCGGCGATGAAGCGCGGCGAGTTCAAAGTCGAGGTCGCGCCATCGGGCACGCAGCCCGATCTCACCGGCCTGTCGTGCCGGTTCGAGGAAATTCCTTCCGCACGCGGGATCATCCTCTCGGTGCTGGTAGTGCCCGCGCGGAATGCCGACGACGGCGCCTTTCGCAAAGTGATCGAGGACGTCATTGCGCTGGTCGAGCGCAGTCCGGATGCGGGGCGGCCGGTGCCCCCCGGCGGCCCGCCGCTGCGATGGCCACCGGCCGGCGTCGATTACGAGGCGCGCGCGCAGCGCGGAGGGTCGTTATTGAAGCGACGCGCCGGCGTGCTCGCGCATACGCTGTTTGTCTATCTCATCATGCGCTACGGCATCAAGGTTGGCGGCTTCGTCCCGAAGACCTATGTGCGGCAGGTGGTGGAGAATTCCGACTTCCGCAAATATGACGACGGATTGCGGATGATCCTCGACTGCACCGGCGAATTGGAAAGCGCGCTGACCAGGCGGCTCTTGCAAGCGGCTTCCGCAGGCGTCGCGCGCTATGGCCTGCACCGGCAGGACGCCGCGATGATGACCTGCTTTACGCCCTCGGCGCTGCGCAGTGACCACGTGCATTTCATCGACGGCGCCCGCGGCGGCTACGCCTCGGCGGCGACGGCACTAAAGGCGACGCCAGCCTGA
- a CDS encoding DUF2147 domain-containing protein — MACRFSFIVTTLALLLAAPIARAQSGGEVSGIWLTQAGDAKVRVSKCSGGICGVVIWLKDPINPATGKRQVDDKNPNPALARRPMIGLPLFSGMRPSGPDKWSGPIYNADDGNSYASNISVAGPDALKVEGCVGALCGGETWTRSAR, encoded by the coding sequence ATGGCGTGCAGATTTAGCTTTATCGTTACGACCTTGGCGCTGTTGCTCGCGGCGCCGATTGCAAGGGCGCAGTCTGGCGGGGAAGTCAGCGGAATTTGGCTGACACAGGCGGGCGACGCCAAGGTGCGCGTCAGCAAATGCAGCGGCGGCATTTGCGGGGTCGTGATCTGGCTGAAGGATCCCATCAATCCTGCGACCGGAAAGCGCCAGGTCGATGACAAGAATCCCAATCCAGCGCTGGCCAGGCGCCCGATGATCGGGCTGCCGCTGTTCAGCGGCATGCGCCCGTCCGGTCCGGACAAATGGTCGGGGCCGATCTACAACGCCGACGACGGCAACAGCTATGCCAGCAACATTTCGGTGGCGGGCCCGGATGCGCTGAAGGTCGAAGGCTGCGTCGGCGCGCTGTGCGGCGGCGAGACCTGGACGCGCTCGGCGCGCTGA
- a CDS encoding GNAT family N-acetyltransferase, with product MSLEIDILNGDASWPMAEPLYNAVWPPEVVKTLPWADIAFAHADLRVLVQNEAGDVVCHVGIYRREVTWNGRKMRAGGIGGVISREDSRRKGYASIALNAAVQTLKDEGATDFALLFCEPHNAPFYVGRGFKPFDGEIWCEQPTGRVRFEAIAPYVHQLKRAPLRGTIDLCGLPW from the coding sequence ATGAGCCTTGAGATCGACATCCTGAATGGAGACGCCTCCTGGCCGATGGCGGAACCGCTGTACAACGCGGTCTGGCCGCCTGAGGTCGTCAAGACGCTGCCCTGGGCTGACATCGCGTTTGCCCATGCCGACTTGCGGGTGCTGGTCCAGAACGAGGCGGGCGACGTCGTCTGCCATGTCGGCATCTACCGCCGCGAGGTCACATGGAACGGGCGCAAAATGCGGGCCGGCGGCATCGGCGGCGTGATCAGCCGCGAGGACAGCCGCCGCAAGGGCTATGCCAGCATCGCGCTCAATGCCGCCGTTCAAACCCTGAAGGATGAAGGCGCGACCGATTTCGCGCTGCTGTTCTGCGAACCGCACAACGCGCCGTTCTACGTGGGGCGCGGCTTCAAGCCGTTCGACGGCGAGATCTGGTGCGAACAGCCGACAGGGCGCGTCCGTTTCGAAGCTATCGCGCCCTATGTCCATCAGCTCAAGCGCGCGCCACTGCGTGGCACGATCGACTTATGCGGTCTGCCCTGGTGA
- a CDS encoding superoxide dismutase: MTFTLPNLPYAYDALAPHMSKETLEYHHDKHHQAYVTNGNNAIKGTEFEGKSLEEIVKASFGKNPAVFNNAGQHYNHLHFWNWMKPNGGGSKLPGRLEKKITEDLGGLEKFKTDFAAAGVGQFGSGWCWLTVKNGKLEITKTANGESPLVHGGTPILGCDVWEHSYYIDYRNRRPDYLKAFCDHLINWEYVDQLFSKV, from the coding sequence ATGACCTTTACGCTTCCCAATCTTCCCTATGCCTATGACGCCCTTGCACCCCACATGTCCAAGGAAACGCTGGAATACCATCACGACAAGCATCACCAGGCTTACGTGACCAATGGAAACAACGCGATCAAGGGCACCGAATTCGAGGGCAAGTCCCTCGAGGAGATCGTGAAGGCTTCGTTCGGCAAGAACCCCGCGGTCTTCAACAATGCCGGCCAGCACTACAACCATCTGCATTTCTGGAACTGGATGAAGCCCAATGGCGGCGGCTCCAAGCTGCCCGGCCGCCTGGAAAAGAAGATCACCGAGGACCTCGGCGGTCTCGAGAAATTCAAGACCGATTTCGCCGCCGCCGGCGTCGGCCAGTTCGGCTCGGGCTGGTGCTGGCTGACCGTGAAGAACGGCAAGCTGGAAATCACCAAGACCGCCAACGGCGAAAGCCCGCTGGTGCATGGCGGAACGCCGATCCTCGGTTGCGACGTCTGGGAGCACTCCTACTACATCGACTATCGCAACCGCCGTCCGGACTATCTGAAGGCGTTTTGCGATCATTTGATCAACTGGGAATATGTCGACCAGTTGTTCTCGAAGGTCTGA
- the crcB gene encoding fluoride efflux transporter CrcB gives MSYLLVFIGGGLGASLRHAVNMLCARGLGTAFPYGTFIINITGSIVMGLIAGYLAFKGEASQPWRLFLMTGILGGYTTFSAFSLDTALLYERGEVGLAVFYVVGSVVISIVGLFAGLALVRHLA, from the coding sequence ATGAGTTATCTTCTGGTTTTTATCGGCGGCGGGCTGGGCGCGTCGCTGCGTCATGCCGTCAACATGTTATGCGCGCGAGGCCTCGGCACGGCGTTTCCCTACGGCACCTTCATCATCAACATTACGGGCTCGATCGTGATGGGCCTGATCGCGGGCTATCTCGCGTTCAAGGGCGAGGCGTCGCAGCCCTGGCGGCTGTTCCTGATGACCGGCATTCTCGGCGGCTACACCACGTTTTCGGCATTCTCGCTCGATACCGCGCTGCTCTATGAACGCGGCGAGGTCGGGCTTGCCGTGTTCTACGTGGTCGGTTCGGTGGTGATTTCGATCGTCGGCCTGTTTGCCGGCCTCGCGCTGGTTCGCCACCTCGCATAG
- a CDS encoding permease: MSEHPLKDPAPADDAADAEPRPGHIRKPIGWSMIVIAALVAVSATLVWRRDGISGVTDILTHDLSLFGGILPRVLAGCLLGAFIAEVLPHEKVSRSLGPKSGLKGLLIGAAFGAILPGGPFTAYPVASALLAVGADFGATIAMVVSWTLIGYGRAIAWELPIMGTEFTLWRIVISLPLPVLAGALGRFVYVRIYPKGEPE; encoded by the coding sequence TTGTCAGAACATCCCCTGAAAGACCCGGCGCCCGCCGACGACGCCGCGGATGCCGAGCCGCGCCCCGGACACATTCGGAAACCGATCGGCTGGTCGATGATCGTGATCGCGGCGCTTGTCGCGGTCAGCGCGACGCTGGTGTGGCGGCGCGACGGCATCAGCGGCGTCACCGACATCCTGACCCACGATCTCTCGCTGTTCGGCGGCATCCTGCCGCGCGTGCTGGCGGGCTGTCTGCTCGGCGCCTTCATCGCCGAGGTCCTTCCGCATGAGAAGGTGTCGCGGTCGCTCGGGCCCAAATCCGGACTGAAGGGATTGCTGATCGGGGCCGCGTTCGGGGCGATCCTGCCGGGCGGGCCGTTCACCGCCTATCCGGTGGCGAGCGCGCTGCTCGCGGTCGGCGCCGATTTCGGCGCCACCATCGCCATGGTGGTGAGCTGGACCCTGATCGGCTACGGCCGGGCCATCGCCTGGGAATTGCCGATCATGGGCACCGAGTTCACGCTGTGGCGCATCGTGATCTCGCTGCCGCTGCCGGTGCTAGCGGGCGCGCTCGGCCGTTTTGTCTATGTCCGGATCTATCCGAAGGGCGAGCCGGAATGA
- a CDS encoding metal ABC transporter ATP-binding protein, whose product MTAQIKFSDVTLGYDRHPAVHHLDGEVAPGALLAVIGPNGAGKSTLFRGLVGILKPLAGSIATGGLDARDIAYLPQTVDIDRSFPISVYDFVGTGLWRATGFFGGIGKAAREKIVHALAAVGLNGFENRPIGTLSGGQMQRMLFARVLLQDARLIVLDEPFNAIDARTSADLLDLVRRWHAEKRTVLAALHDMELVRANFPETLLLARGPVAWGATAEVLTPENLLEARRMCEAFDDSAPACAVDDLPSRAA is encoded by the coding sequence ATGACCGCGCAAATCAAATTCAGCGATGTCACGCTCGGCTACGACCGGCATCCGGCGGTGCATCATCTCGACGGCGAGGTCGCGCCCGGCGCGCTGCTCGCGGTGATCGGCCCCAACGGCGCCGGCAAGTCGACGCTGTTTCGCGGGCTGGTCGGCATCCTTAAACCCCTGGCGGGCTCGATCGCGACCGGCGGCCTCGACGCCCGGGATATCGCCTATCTGCCACAGACGGTGGACATCGACCGCAGTTTTCCGATCTCGGTGTATGATTTCGTCGGCACCGGACTGTGGCGCGCGACCGGCTTCTTCGGCGGCATCGGCAAGGCCGCGCGCGAGAAGATCGTGCATGCGCTCGCAGCCGTAGGCCTCAACGGCTTTGAAAATCGCCCGATCGGCACGCTGTCGGGCGGCCAGATGCAGCGCATGCTGTTTGCGCGCGTGCTGCTGCAGGACGCCCGCCTGATCGTGCTGGATGAGCCTTTCAACGCCATCGACGCCAGGACCTCGGCCGACCTGCTTGATCTTGTCAGGCGCTGGCACGCCGAGAAGCGCACGGTGCTGGCGGCGCTGCACGACATGGAGCTGGTGCGCGCCAATTTCCCCGAAACCCTGCTGCTGGCGCGTGGGCCGGTCGCCTGGGGCGCAACGGCCGAGGTGCTGACCCCGGAAAACCTGCTGGAAGCCCGTCGCATGTGCGAGGCGTTCGACGATTCGGCCCCCGCCTGCGCCGTGGACGATCTGCCGTCGCGGGCCGCCTGA